In Leptospira congkakensis, one DNA window encodes the following:
- a CDS encoding TolC family protein: protein MIRRFKQSLFAFLCPFGMFFAFVIEADPTRDPFESLHGPNIYSQDYINQQPGVLTLAELLKSVEKSYPLVLAAEKLLTEAEYNYLAAEGAFDLQFKSMGTTKPMGYYTNNAADAVFEKPTPLGGTSFFAGYRIGRGTFPVYDGRRETNDHGEVRAGAIFPLMRNREIDKNRADIKKADLDRRLAELSIQKLKIEVTKEATRRYWKWVASGQEYLVNKDLLAMAKNRQDQITQRIKLGDIPKMEGTENDRAILQRESQFVSAEREMQKAAIDLSLFLRAPDGNLILPTTSRLPIGFPKPIDYKKMELEKSIKLAWKFRPELQDFEFKRDKVRVDQDMGYNSLKPQVDLVVAGSQDFGPGSVTKAKPELEASLILNIPIQTKRPRGLIGAAEAKIAQLDQELQFSKDKIKTEVQDSISEVIASAKRVTVTQNEVELARKLEEMERERFALGDSTLLFVNIREQTSAEAAVREIKALYDHHVAIAHFQASTASILQISPFP from the coding sequence ATGATTAGAAGATTCAAACAATCTCTATTTGCCTTCCTTTGTCCATTTGGAATGTTTTTTGCCTTTGTCATTGAAGCTGATCCAACACGTGATCCCTTTGAATCCTTACATGGACCAAACATTTACTCTCAGGATTATATCAACCAACAACCAGGGGTTCTCACTTTAGCTGAACTTTTAAAGTCCGTAGAAAAATCTTATCCTTTAGTCCTTGCGGCAGAAAAACTTTTAACGGAAGCCGAGTACAACTATCTCGCAGCAGAGGGTGCTTTTGACTTACAGTTTAAGTCAATGGGAACCACAAAACCAATGGGTTATTATACAAACAATGCAGCCGATGCCGTATTTGAAAAACCAACTCCACTGGGTGGAACTTCCTTTTTTGCTGGTTATCGAATTGGACGCGGAACTTTTCCCGTTTATGATGGAAGAAGAGAAACTAACGATCATGGAGAAGTTCGGGCGGGTGCTATCTTTCCCCTGATGCGCAATCGAGAGATTGATAAAAACAGAGCCGATATCAAAAAAGCAGACCTTGATCGAAGATTAGCAGAACTTTCCATTCAAAAATTAAAAATCGAAGTCACTAAAGAAGCAACAAGACGTTATTGGAAGTGGGTCGCCAGTGGCCAAGAATATTTAGTCAACAAAGACTTGTTAGCAATGGCGAAAAACAGACAAGATCAAATTACACAACGTATTAAGTTAGGTGATATTCCGAAAATGGAAGGAACGGAAAATGACCGCGCCATTTTACAAAGAGAATCTCAATTTGTTTCTGCAGAACGAGAGATGCAAAAAGCTGCTATCGATTTATCTTTATTTCTACGTGCACCCGATGGAAATTTAATCCTTCCTACAACGAGCAGATTGCCCATTGGTTTTCCAAAACCCATTGATTATAAAAAAATGGAATTGGAAAAAAGTATCAAACTTGCTTGGAAGTTTAGACCAGAACTACAAGACTTCGAATTTAAAAGAGACAAAGTCCGCGTTGACCAAGACATGGGATACAATTCATTAAAACCACAAGTGGATTTGGTAGTTGCAGGTTCCCAAGACTTTGGGCCAGGTTCTGTCACAAAAGCCAAACCGGAACTAGAAGCCTCTCTCATTCTCAACATTCCCATCCAAACCAAAAGGCCGAGGGGACTTATTGGTGCCGCGGAAGCAAAGATTGCCCAACTCGACCAAGAATTACAATTCTCAAAAGACAAAATCAAAACCGAAGTGCAGGATTCCATTTCCGAGGTGATTGCTTCAGCAAAACGCGTAACAGTGACTCAAAATGAAGTGGAATTAGCTAGGAAGTTAGAAGAGATGGAAAGAGAACGTTTTGCACTCGGTGACTCTACTCTTCTATTTGTAAATATTAGAGAACAAACAAGTGCCGAAGCTGCTGTTCGAGAAATTAAGGCTTTGTACGATCACCATGTAGCCATCGCCCATTTCCAAGCTTCCACAGCTTCAATCTTACAAATTTCTCCATTTCCTTAA
- a CDS encoding HlyD family secretion protein: MSQKWKLHKNLPSYRLVQTALPAQSLAYLLTIIFFLSVLILLYVPWQQTTMGFGRVVAYAPLDRQQVIESPVSGRVVKWHVHEGTRVKKGDPIIDISDNDPNFINRIREEKNALLQRLEAARSREDNIRSRIISLRSSRGSAVDAADSRRMMAKDRVRASEQAVDAAKAALKTANLNLDRQKQLWEKGLTSKRTLELAELDHTNAETGLDRAKATYDAAIKEERALYSDTGKVAQDAEASINDARASLASAQSEVARVLEDLPKLEARLSRQETQEIFAPRDGTIMRILVNPDTQQVKEGDGVAILVPDAEDKAIELFISGNDIPLVGEGRKVRLQFQGYPVLQISGWPETAVGTFGGIVKLVDITDNGSGNFRVLVIPDREDRQWPSSRYLRQGVRAKGWIFLNRVSVGYELWRRFNDFPPNLPMDDPEMKSLLDDTGSGDKVK; this comes from the coding sequence ATGTCACAAAAATGGAAACTCCATAAAAATTTACCTTCTTATCGGTTGGTTCAAACAGCTTTGCCTGCACAAAGTCTTGCTTACCTTCTCACCATCATTTTCTTTTTGAGTGTTCTTATCCTATTGTACGTACCATGGCAACAAACTACGATGGGATTTGGAAGGGTCGTTGCTTATGCTCCCCTTGATAGACAACAAGTCATCGAATCTCCTGTCAGTGGACGTGTTGTGAAATGGCATGTGCATGAAGGAACACGGGTCAAAAAGGGAGATCCTATCATAGATATCTCTGACAATGATCCAAACTTTATTAATAGGATTCGTGAAGAAAAAAATGCACTTTTACAACGATTAGAAGCTGCAAGATCCAGGGAAGATAACATTCGTTCGCGGATCATTAGTTTACGTTCTTCTCGAGGTAGCGCTGTGGATGCGGCAGACTCAAGAAGGATGATGGCAAAAGATCGTGTACGTGCCAGCGAACAAGCAGTAGATGCTGCAAAAGCTGCTTTAAAAACTGCCAACCTGAACTTAGATCGCCAAAAACAATTATGGGAAAAAGGTCTTACTTCCAAAAGAACCTTGGAACTTGCCGAACTTGATCATACCAATGCAGAAACAGGACTTGATCGAGCCAAAGCCACATACGATGCAGCCATCAAAGAAGAAAGAGCATTGTACAGCGATACCGGAAAAGTAGCACAAGATGCAGAGGCATCAATCAATGATGCAAGGGCTTCCTTAGCATCGGCTCAATCAGAAGTAGCCCGTGTATTGGAAGACCTTCCCAAACTCGAAGCGCGGTTATCAAGGCAAGAAACTCAAGAAATATTTGCACCTAGAGATGGAACCATCATGCGAATTTTGGTGAACCCTGACACCCAACAAGTGAAAGAGGGAGACGGTGTGGCCATTCTTGTTCCCGATGCAGAAGACAAGGCCATTGAACTTTTTATTTCCGGCAACGATATTCCGTTAGTTGGTGAGGGTAGGAAAGTTCGCCTACAATTCCAAGGATACCCCGTTTTACAAATCAGCGGTTGGCCGGAAACTGCCGTAGGAACTTTTGGTGGAATTGTCAAACTTGTTGACATCACAGACAATGGTTCTGGAAATTTCAGAGTCCTTGTCATTCCCGATAGAGAGGATAGACAATGGCCATCTAGTCGTTATCTCAGACAAGGTGTGCGTGCCAAAGGTTGGATTTTTCTCAATCGCGTGAGTGTTGGGTATGAACTATGGAGAAGGTTTAATGACTTTCCACCAAACTTACCAATGGATGATCCAGAAATGAAATCATTGTTAGATGATACAGGAAGTGGGGATAAGGTCAAATGA
- a CDS encoding cation:proton antiporter codes for MHGEESLLQDIGLSIIFATVLSHIARVLKQPLILGYIIGGAMLGKEMGFELVTNEASIELISEIGLILLLFIIGLEINLAELAKMGKAMFTLGILQFTLSVAFVYSVFPFFGLSIGSEKFDLLYIAVALSLSSTLIVVKLLQDKVEINTLSGKLTVGVLVFQDIWAILFMGVQPNLNNPEILKILTSVGIIVLLIAFSFSVSRYVLAKLYKACASSPELILLTSIMWCFFVCGIAGKVGLSKEMGALVAGMSIAAFPYGADVISKLIGIRDFFVTLFFVALGLKVPLPSLEVIGLSAAIITLMLFVRMITIAPVIIKLNKGVRNGFLTALNLAQISEFSLVILALGAGFEHITPKLQAVILTSTIIASVLSTYIIMYNHNIAATFERLLARVGISDQTEESGKDDKSGHGGHGGHGDGMVRDIIVLGYFRIARAFVEYLEDLSPSLIKRIIIADYNPAFKDELTNKGFQWAYADLAHPDSLSHIGLHDASMVICTISDSFLKGTNNNRLLSTLSKLAPNAKIILTSDEPGEAKKLVADGAQKVIIPGVITGEFLYEYISRGMRNNEREVS; via the coding sequence ATGCACGGGGAAGAGTCGCTATTACAAGACATCGGTCTTAGTATTATTTTCGCTACAGTCTTAAGTCACATTGCCAGAGTCCTCAAACAACCGTTAATTTTAGGTTACATTATCGGTGGGGCTATGCTCGGCAAGGAAATGGGTTTTGAGCTTGTCACCAATGAAGCCAGTATCGAACTCATTTCGGAAATTGGACTCATCCTACTACTTTTCATCATCGGATTAGAAATCAACTTGGCTGAACTCGCAAAAATGGGTAAGGCTATGTTCACTCTGGGAATCCTTCAGTTTACTCTTTCCGTTGCCTTTGTATATTCCGTGTTTCCTTTTTTCGGGCTGTCGATCGGTTCTGAAAAATTCGATCTCCTTTACATTGCCGTTGCACTCTCCCTTAGTTCTACACTAATCGTTGTTAAGTTACTACAGGACAAAGTTGAAATCAACACCCTCTCAGGAAAACTAACCGTAGGGGTTTTGGTTTTCCAAGACATCTGGGCCATTTTGTTTATGGGGGTACAACCTAACTTAAACAACCCTGAAATCTTAAAAATTCTCACTTCTGTTGGAATCATTGTTTTACTCATTGCCTTTAGTTTTAGTGTCAGTCGTTATGTTTTAGCCAAATTATACAAAGCCTGCGCGAGTAGCCCGGAACTCATTCTTTTAACATCAATTATGTGGTGTTTCTTTGTTTGTGGGATCGCAGGTAAAGTGGGACTATCCAAAGAAATGGGTGCTCTTGTTGCCGGTATGAGTATTGCCGCTTTCCCTTATGGTGCTGATGTTATCTCCAAACTGATTGGTATCCGAGACTTTTTTGTGACTCTATTCTTTGTGGCTCTAGGACTAAAAGTACCTCTTCCTAGTTTGGAAGTCATCGGACTATCAGCAGCTATCATCACGCTTATGTTGTTTGTAAGGATGATTACCATTGCTCCCGTCATCATCAAACTCAACAAAGGGGTTCGAAATGGTTTTTTAACTGCACTCAACCTAGCACAGATTTCAGAGTTCTCTCTCGTGATTTTAGCATTAGGTGCTGGATTCGAACACATCACTCCAAAACTACAAGCGGTGATTTTAACTTCGACCATCATTGCATCAGTTCTCTCCACATACATCATTATGTATAACCATAATATCGCAGCGACCTTTGAAAGATTACTCGCTCGTGTAGGAATTTCTGATCAAACGGAAGAATCTGGAAAGGATGATAAATCAGGTCACGGTGGGCATGGAGGACATGGTGATGGAATGGTGCGAGACATCATTGTCCTTGGTTATTTCCGCATTGCACGTGCTTTTGTGGAATACTTAGAAGACTTATCTCCGTCCCTTATCAAACGGATCATCATTGCTGATTACAATCCTGCTTTTAAGGATGAACTCACAAACAAAGGATTCCAATGGGCCTATGCCGACCTTGCCCATCCAGATTCTTTATCTCATATTGGCCTTCATGACGCTTCGATGGTCATCTGCACCATTTCTGACTCGTTCTTAAAAGGAACCAATAACAACCGTTTGCTTTCTACCCTTAGCAAACTCGCTCCGAACGCAAAAATCATTCTCACCAGTGATGAACCTGGCGAAGCAAAAAAGTTAGTGGCGGATGGAGCCCAAAAAGTCATCATCCCCGGGGTGATTACCGGAGAGTTTTTGTATGAATATATCTCTCGAGGGATGAGAAATAACGAAAGAGAAGTATCGTAA
- a CDS encoding ABC transporter ATP-binding protein has protein sequence MLKFLRLLVFHFKNQLFKAKEESFDPRLSSHEDLAKSVLDFLSESLHIHSVPSQIIEGFRSLRSKYRILTNLNFYDFLFAASHQYQIRLNLVQKTLQDIRSYITQDSPFVFQIPSDDHNLSEFYAIISYQTSSYLVKPLHGFDNEGEWYSEKELMKFIGIKSNKDSVDWIIAEPTFPFSTNKEVSGSYSAVKNALKQISHLIRMESKDVWIVFIYGIGIGILSLVVPVATSSLVNIVAFGVLIQPVIILTLLVVFFLGFAGAMQTIQIYVVEILQRRVFVRIATEFAVKFPKIRQDVLDKHHNPELVNRFFDTMTIQKSIHSLLVDGLSVVLTTVIGFVLISFYHPIFIVFSFLILFIGGYWVTYRLGKPAAENYIKISKEKYKVAAWLEEISRHSALFHSTFGSNFALDKADSFIRDYLYARKKYFFNYIRQIIGLVGIQALASAIVLGLGGYLVIHRQLTIGQLVAAELVIAKVLSDISKFGKQLDSFYSLIAAVDKINSVFHLPTIPVKTVEFEIPEGPIQVQLSGIHYSLTNGHKIFNRFDLKVTPGKSIGISSNTPYDAHILLDLICGMRTPTSGIVEYNHQNIHEVSKEQIHSFTFLIRGNEIFEGTILENIRVGREEISLIEIRQLLEELGIWETIQSLPNGIHTPLLTFGHPFDNIQTTIISLARAIIGKPKLLLIDENLDILPPHLLAACLKVLLQKNKNWTLLIVSKSSNVLSQMDQVLRLENDSHSLKVNS, from the coding sequence ATGTTAAAATTTTTACGTTTGTTGGTATTTCATTTTAAGAACCAACTCTTCAAGGCAAAGGAAGAAAGTTTTGATCCAAGACTTTCTTCCCATGAAGATTTGGCAAAATCCGTTTTAGACTTTTTATCTGAGTCTTTGCACATCCATTCTGTCCCAAGCCAAATTATAGAAGGATTTCGCTCCCTAAGAAGTAAATATAGAATCCTTACCAATCTCAATTTTTACGATTTTCTTTTTGCGGCATCACACCAATACCAAATCCGCCTAAATCTTGTCCAAAAAACATTACAAGACATAAGATCTTACATCACCCAAGACTCACCATTTGTTTTTCAAATTCCGAGTGATGACCATAACTTATCTGAATTTTATGCAATCATCAGTTACCAAACCTCTTCCTATTTAGTAAAACCTCTACATGGATTTGACAATGAAGGAGAATGGTATTCTGAAAAAGAATTAATGAAATTCATCGGAATCAAATCAAACAAAGATTCTGTGGATTGGATCATTGCCGAACCAACTTTTCCATTTTCAACAAACAAAGAAGTTTCTGGTTCCTACTCTGCTGTCAAAAATGCATTAAAACAAATTTCACATTTGATCCGAATGGAATCCAAAGATGTTTGGATTGTTTTTATTTACGGAATTGGAATTGGAATTTTATCTTTAGTTGTTCCTGTTGCGACTTCCTCACTTGTTAATATTGTAGCCTTTGGAGTTTTAATCCAACCAGTCATCATATTGACATTGTTAGTTGTATTTTTCCTCGGATTTGCTGGAGCCATGCAAACCATCCAAATCTATGTTGTGGAAATTTTACAAAGACGTGTGTTTGTGAGAATTGCTACAGAGTTTGCGGTTAAATTTCCAAAAATTCGACAAGATGTCTTAGACAAACACCACAACCCTGAACTTGTGAATCGATTTTTTGATACAATGACCATTCAAAAATCCATCCATTCCTTGTTAGTGGATGGTCTATCTGTCGTTTTAACTACTGTGATTGGTTTTGTTTTAATTTCCTTTTATCATCCCATCTTTATCGTATTTTCTTTTCTGATTTTATTTATTGGTGGGTATTGGGTTACCTATCGATTGGGAAAACCAGCCGCAGAAAACTATATCAAAATTTCAAAAGAAAAATACAAAGTAGCAGCATGGTTGGAAGAAATATCCAGGCACTCCGCACTTTTCCATTCTACCTTTGGTTCCAATTTTGCTTTGGACAAAGCAGATTCCTTCATCAGAGATTATTTGTATGCTAGAAAAAAATACTTTTTTAACTATATCCGACAAATCATTGGTCTAGTTGGAATCCAGGCTTTAGCAAGTGCCATTGTACTTGGATTAGGTGGTTATTTAGTCATCCATCGACAACTCACCATCGGACAACTAGTAGCTGCCGAACTTGTCATTGCAAAAGTACTCAGTGATATATCCAAATTTGGTAAACAGTTGGACAGTTTTTATAGTTTGATTGCCGCTGTTGACAAAATCAATTCGGTATTCCATCTACCAACAATCCCAGTCAAAACAGTAGAATTTGAAATTCCGGAAGGGCCAATCCAAGTGCAACTTTCTGGAATCCATTACTCGCTCACGAATGGCCACAAAATCTTTAACCGGTTTGATTTAAAAGTTACACCAGGTAAATCCATTGGAATATCATCTAACACCCCTTATGATGCTCATATTTTATTAGATCTGATCTGCGGGATGCGAACACCAACATCTGGAATTGTGGAATACAACCACCAAAATATTCATGAAGTTTCCAAAGAACAAATCCATTCTTTTACTTTTTTGATTCGTGGAAATGAAATCTTCGAAGGTACCATTTTGGAAAACATTCGAGTAGGTAGAGAAGAAATATCCTTAATCGAAATCAGACAACTTTTAGAAGAATTAGGTATTTGGGAAACCATCCAATCCCTACCGAATGGAATCCACACGCCACTTTTAACATTTGGTCATCCATTTGATAACATTCAAACAACTATTATTTCCTTAGCCAGAGCCATCATTGGGAAACCGAAACTTTTGTTAATCGATGAAAATTTAGATATTTTACCTCCCCATCTACTCGCTGCTTGTCTCAAAGTATTGTTGCAGAAAAATAAAAACTGGACTCTATTAATTGTTTCCAAATCATCAAATGTTCTATCCCAAATGGACCAAGTATTACGTTTAGAAAACGACTCCCATTCCTTAAAGGTAAATTCTTAA
- a CDS encoding restriction endonuclease yields the protein MNNYDFLILSPIEFENLTRDLIQKKENVFIESFKSGRDNGIDLRYATPNLNNVIIQAKRYESYSNLLTNLKKEIKKVRILNPNRYLISTTVGLTPKNKQEIQNLFKPYIRETEDILGKDDLNNLLSLNNDIELKYYKLWLSSSTVLDRLLNNRIYNYSEFELSEMKDQMKTYVQNESFSKAIKIITEYKYVIISGIPGIGKTTLARIISLHFLSGDYDEFIFLSDSIDDGYTLFHEEKKQIFFFDDFLGKNFLDAKQKPNEESKIIKFIERIKRSNNKLLILSTREYILNQAISSYEVFRINNIEIAKCILDLDSYTNVIKAQILYNHLFFAGIPKNHLNNLVDPKNHLGIVKHKNYNPRIIETLIKRKIWNSCAPNEFSKNIIILLDNPESVWHYAFENSINKYSQYTLLILLTLGSPVKIEDLEEALISFLEININKIHLPVDLILVKRSLKELENTFIKIQNDSATTIAVDFQNPSIIDFLLNYLRDKTEIIESLMDSFIFENQYFNIFDTTQDGSVSNKKIILSEKIQKNAFEKIKKNIEILKNCILTRVNIGDTGRFLWKNLNSNRYSFLTRIYKDFNIPDIEKESFIKEEFIKLLYPNKLNSYEHNLYIQLLKDLKLENLDEERIIITFLQTIRDLHQLKYFKEFAELFPIKFDEHVKKETFYTYISNLVSEEIQKTDGLFFDSLKEEIEKVESTFNLNLEDQLYELAEKITDYEEFVESQIERYIDEESENQYNPMSEDQTISEIFNSFDER from the coding sequence ATGAATAATTATGATTTCTTAATCCTATCTCCAATAGAATTCGAAAACTTAACGCGTGATCTAATTCAAAAAAAAGAAAATGTTTTTATCGAAAGTTTCAAAAGTGGGAGGGATAACGGAATTGATTTAAGGTATGCAACACCAAATTTAAATAATGTTATCATTCAAGCCAAAAGATATGAATCTTATTCAAATCTTTTAACTAATCTTAAAAAAGAAATTAAAAAAGTAAGAATATTAAATCCTAATAGGTATTTAATTTCCACGACTGTCGGCTTAACACCAAAAAATAAACAAGAAATCCAAAATCTATTTAAACCTTATATACGTGAAACAGAGGATATACTAGGAAAAGATGACCTAAACAATCTACTTAGTTTAAACAATGATATCGAATTAAAATATTATAAACTATGGCTTTCGAGTTCAACAGTCCTAGACAGACTACTAAATAATCGCATCTATAATTATTCAGAATTTGAGCTTTCAGAAATGAAAGACCAAATGAAAACCTACGTCCAAAATGAAAGTTTCAGCAAAGCTATCAAGATTATAACGGAGTATAAATATGTAATCATTTCAGGAATTCCAGGGATAGGAAAAACCACATTAGCCAGAATAATTTCTCTTCATTTTCTATCAGGTGATTACGATGAATTTATATTTTTAAGTGATTCAATTGATGATGGATATACATTATTTCATGAAGAAAAAAAACAAATATTCTTCTTTGATGATTTCTTAGGAAAAAATTTCCTTGATGCAAAACAAAAACCAAATGAAGAAAGCAAAATAATCAAATTCATAGAAAGGATCAAAAGAAGTAACAATAAACTTCTTATTTTATCAACAAGAGAATATATATTAAACCAAGCGATCTCATCTTACGAAGTTTTCAGAATCAATAATATTGAAATAGCAAAATGTATTCTCGACCTTGATTCCTATACTAATGTTATAAAAGCGCAAATTCTTTATAATCATCTATTCTTTGCAGGGATTCCAAAGAATCACTTAAATAACTTAGTAGATCCAAAAAACCATCTAGGAATAGTTAAACACAAAAACTATAATCCACGAATAATAGAGACCTTAATAAAAAGAAAAATTTGGAATTCTTGCGCACCCAATGAATTCTCAAAAAATATTATTATCTTATTAGATAATCCTGAAAGCGTCTGGCACTACGCATTTGAAAATTCTATAAATAAATATTCCCAATATACGCTATTAATACTCCTAACGCTTGGCTCTCCAGTAAAAATAGAAGACCTAGAAGAGGCATTAATCTCATTTCTAGAAATCAATATAAATAAAATTCATCTTCCTGTAGACTTAATTCTTGTAAAAAGATCCCTAAAAGAATTGGAAAACACATTTATCAAAATTCAAAACGATAGCGCTACCACAATAGCAGTTGATTTTCAGAACCCATCAATCATTGATTTCTTATTGAACTACTTAAGAGACAAAACAGAAATAATAGAAAGTCTTATGGATAGTTTTATTTTCGAAAATCAATATTTCAATATTTTTGACACCACCCAAGATGGATCAGTATCAAATAAAAAAATCATTTTGTCCGAAAAAATCCAAAAAAATGCATTCGAAAAGATAAAGAAAAATATAGAAATACTTAAAAATTGCATATTAACGCGAGTAAATATTGGAGATACCGGTAGATTTCTTTGGAAAAACTTAAACTCAAATAGATATAGCTTTTTAACCAGAATCTATAAAGATTTCAATATTCCAGATATAGAAAAAGAATCCTTTATCAAAGAAGAATTCATCAAACTACTGTATCCAAATAAATTAAACTCTTATGAACATAATTTATATATCCAATTATTAAAAGATCTAAAATTAGAAAACTTAGATGAAGAACGAATTATAATTACATTTCTGCAAACTATTCGCGATCTACATCAATTAAAATACTTCAAAGAATTCGCAGAACTATTCCCCATAAAGTTTGACGAACATGTAAAAAAAGAAACCTTCTATACCTATATATCTAACTTAGTAAGTGAAGAAATACAAAAAACGGATGGATTATTCTTTGATTCCTTAAAAGAAGAAATTGAAAAAGTTGAATCAACTTTTAATCTAAACCTAGAAGATCAACTTTACGAATTAGCAGAGAAAATAACTGACTACGAAGAATTTGTTGAATCTCAAATTGAAAGGTACATTGATGAAGAATCTGAAAATCAATATAATCCAATGAGCGAAGATCAAACAATAAGCGAAATTTTTAACAGTTTTGACGAAAGATAA
- a CDS encoding zf-TFIIB domain-containing protein has translation MIKCPKCNIQLNSIKTNYGKLMICDKCFGHYYFENTLELLFNDSIWKEEKENSNVFRSPLLCPKCKKQMKLHKFSEKYNAVEIDICSDCKILWLDFNEIEDLKLNKKVNKNTLNKTKNTISNTEINYILSITKLDEKLKEAKNIKKAPQN, from the coding sequence ATGATAAAATGCCCAAAATGTAATATCCAACTAAATTCGATCAAAACGAATTACGGAAAACTGATGATTTGTGATAAATGTTTCGGACATTATTATTTTGAAAATACATTAGAACTTTTATTTAACGATTCAATTTGGAAGGAAGAAAAAGAAAATTCGAATGTTTTTAGATCACCTTTACTTTGCCCTAAATGCAAAAAACAAATGAAATTACACAAATTTTCAGAAAAGTATAACGCTGTTGAAATTGACATCTGCTCAGATTGTAAGATCCTTTGGCTCGATTTTAATGAAATTGAAGATTTAAAATTAAATAAAAAGGTTAACAAAAACACCTTAAACAAAACGAAGAATACTATATCCAATACAGAAATTAACTATATTCTAAGCATAACTAAGTTAGATGAAAAATTAAAAGAAGCTAAAAATATTAAAAAAGCACCGCAGAATTAG
- a CDS encoding DUF1801 domain-containing protein: MSKEIETYNKSQSPTDKEICDLLYQEINLNLAKAEKKIWHAHPVWFLDGNPIVGYSKLKTCIRLLFWSGQSFDEEGLEPEGSFKAAEVRYTDVSQIKKKDLKRWLGQSKKIQWDYKNIVKRKGVLERLK; this comes from the coding sequence ATGAGTAAAGAGATCGAAACATATAATAAATCCCAATCGCCTACTGATAAAGAAATTTGTGATCTTTTGTATCAGGAAATCAATTTAAACTTAGCGAAAGCAGAAAAGAAAATTTGGCATGCGCATCCAGTTTGGTTTTTGGATGGAAATCCTATTGTGGGTTATAGCAAATTAAAAACTTGTATTCGTCTTTTATTTTGGAGTGGCCAAAGTTTTGATGAGGAGGGGCTGGAACCTGAAGGAAGTTTTAAAGCGGCAGAAGTCCGATATACAGATGTTAGTCAAATCAAGAAAAAAGATTTAAAACGTTGGCTCGGCCAGTCGAAAAAAATCCAGTGGGACTATAAAAATATTGTGAAACGAAAAGGTGTGTTAGAACGATTGAAGTGA
- a CDS encoding YceI family protein has product MKIFYSTLVLIALSFSTGLIAQENCTYEYDPSQTSLEWTAFKFTEKTGVKGKFDSIKVIGKQKDKSKFGAVASIQFEIDSSTVNSGVPDRDGKIKKFFFGSVKGNKKISGSFSDISTGETGTAKLNLRFGNSKTSVPVNFVWKDDVVEVTGTVDVLALGLKSGLSKLNLECNDLHKGSDGLSKLWPTVDVKVVSTIKKVCK; this is encoded by the coding sequence ATGAAAATTTTTTATTCCACTTTGGTACTAATCGCACTCAGTTTTTCCACCGGACTGATTGCACAAGAAAACTGCACATATGAATATGATCCATCCCAAACCTCATTAGAGTGGACAGCGTTCAAATTTACAGAGAAAACAGGCGTTAAAGGCAAGTTTGATTCCATCAAAGTTATTGGCAAACAAAAAGACAAATCAAAGTTTGGTGCTGTCGCTTCTATTCAGTTCGAAATTGATTCTTCTACTGTTAATTCTGGTGTTCCAGACAGAGATGGAAAAATCAAAAAATTCTTTTTTGGATCTGTGAAAGGAAACAAAAAAATTTCAGGATCCTTTTCTGATATTAGCACAGGGGAAACGGGAACAGCAAAACTAAACTTACGATTCGGAAATTCCAAAACATCAGTGCCTGTTAATTTTGTATGGAAAGACGATGTTGTCGAAGTGACTGGAACGGTTGATGTTTTGGCACTAGGATTAAAATCGGGACTTAGTAAATTAAATTTAGAATGTAATGATTTACATAAAGGCTCTGATGGATTGAGTAAACTCTGGCCTACTGTTGACGTAAAGGTTGTATCAACCATAAAGAAAGTTTGTAAATAA